A portion of the Oreochromis niloticus isolate F11D_XX linkage group LG10, O_niloticus_UMD_NMBU, whole genome shotgun sequence genome contains these proteins:
- the LOC100699067 gene encoding LOW QUALITY PROTEIN: post-GPI attachment to proteins factor 2 (The sequence of the model RefSeq protein was modified relative to this genomic sequence to represent the inferred CDS: inserted 1 base in 1 codon): MLQGPYGDPDQGRLLIRLPFKIFAMATVLLPVTGFIACIIISLIYHYEDTTHAHCKVSNYLPSISSSVARVPERYIWRVCIGLHSAPRYLMSFAYFSFYRGXFSGRERERLLSGLALLCSLAENTGLLLLTYVSSKENHRYHDNGFRVFTGSSLVHMLITCRLWYVIKRSFESAEEDVSYRRKLRLFVLNATCCLASYLLYKRHNDRCEPGVYTLFAFIEYLMVFSNIAFHFTAFWDFGSKELIVATPLIRP; this comes from the exons ATGCTCCAGGGGCCGTACGGCGACCCGGACCAGGGCCGGCTTCTCATCCGGCTGCCCTTCAAGATCTTCGCCATGGCGACGGTTCTGCTGCCGGTGACCGGCTTCATCGCCTGCATCATCATCTCCCTCATCTACCACTATGAGGACACAACGCACGCACACTGTAAG GTATCCAACTACCTCCCGTCCATCAGCTCCTCCGTCGCCCGCGTGCCGGAGCGCTACATTTGGCGTGTCTGCATCGGGCTGCACTCGGCGCCACGGTACCTGATGTCCTTCGCGTACTTCAGCTTCTACCGTG GCTTTAGCGGTCGGGAGCGGGAGCGGCTGCTGAGTGGGCTGGCGCTCCTCTGCAGCCTCGCAGAGAACACCGGCCTGCTGCTGCTCACATACGTGTCGTCCAAAGAAAACCACC GTTACCATGACAATGGGTTCAGAGTGTTCACAGGGAGCTCGCTGGTGCACATGCTCATTACATGCCGGCTGTGGTACGTGATCAAGAGAAGCTTCGAGAGCGCAGAG GAGGACGTATCCTATCGTCGGAAGCTGCGTCTCTTCGTTTTAAACGCCACCTGTTGTTTGGCTTCCTACTTACTCTACAAACGCCACAACGACCGCTGTGAACCTGGAG TCTACACCTTGTTCGCCTTCATCGAGTACCTGATGGTCTTCTCCAACATCGCCTTCCACTTTACGGCTTTCTGGGACTTTGGCAGCAAAGAGCTGATCGTGGCCACGCCGCTGATACGACCCTGA